A single region of the Canis lupus dingo isolate Sandy chromosome 38, ASM325472v2, whole genome shotgun sequence genome encodes:
- the LOC112642922 gene encoding olfactory receptor 6N1 encodes MSGEPWTPGNWSWVTEFIILGFPHVQGVQAYLFVLLLLIYVTTVLGNLLIFLVVRLDPRLHTPMYHFVSALSLLELGYTAATIPKMLSNLLSEEKTISFSGCLLQIYFFHSLGAAECYLLTAMAYDRYLAICQPLHYPTLMTPALCARIAVGCWLGGLAGPVAEISLVSRLPFCGPNHIQHIFCDFPPVLSLACTDTSVNVLVDFVINSCKILATFLLILSSYVQIIRTVLRIPSVAGKTKAFSTCASHLTVVLIFYGSILFMYVRLKKSYSLDYDRALAVIYSVLTPFLNPFIYSLRNKDIKEAVRRQLRRSGIL; translated from the coding sequence ATGAGTGGTGAGCCATGGACCCCCGGGAACTGGAGCTGGGTGACAGAGTTCATCATCTTGGGCTTTCCTCATGTCCAGGGGGTGCAGGCTTACCTCTTCGTCTTGCTACTTCTCATTTACGTCACCACCGTCCTGGGAAACCTGCTGATATTCCTGGTGGTGCGCCTGGACCCCCGGCTCCACACACCCATGTACCACTTTGTCAGCGCGCTCTCGCTGCTGGAGCTCGGCTATACAGCGGCCACCATCCCCAAGATGCTGTCGAACCTGCTCAGCGAGGAGAAGACCATTTCCTTCTCCGGATGCCTTCTGCAAATCTATTTCTTTCACTCTCTTGGGGCTGCTGAGTGCTACCTCCTCACAGCCATGGCTTATGACAGGTACTTAGCCATCTGCCAGCCTCTCCACtaccccaccctcatgaccccaGCGCTCTGTGCCCGGATTGCCGTTGGCTGTTGGTTGGGAGGCCTGGCTGGGCCGGTGGCTGAAATTTCTCTGGTGTCCCGTCTCCCTTTCTGTGGCCCCAATCACATTCAGCACATCTTTTGTGATTTCCCTCCTGTGCTGAGCTTGGCCTGTACAGACACATCTGTCAATGTCCTAGTGGACTTCGTTATCAACTCCTGCAAAATCCTGGCCACCTTCCTGTTGATCCTCAGCTCCTATGTCCAGATCATCCGCACGGTACTCAGGATTCCTTCAGTTGCAGGCAAGACAAAGGCCTTCTCCACCTGTGCCTCCCACCTGACCGTGGTTCTCATCTTCTACGGGAGCATCCTCTTCATGTATGTGCGGCTGAAGAAGAGCTACTCGCTGGACTATGACCGCGCGCTGGCTGTGATCTACTCGGTGCTCACGCCTTTTCTCAACCCCTTCATCTACAGCTTGCGCAACAAGGATATTAAGGAGGCTGTGAGGAGGCAGTTGAGGAGGTCAGGGATACTGTGA
- the LOC112642873 gene encoding olfactory receptor 6N2, which yields MERHNRSSLVEFVLLGFPKVGHVRGWLFVLLLLAYLFTICGNMLIFLVIRLDAALHTPMYHFVSVLSVLELWYTATTIPKMLANLLSEKKTISFAGCLLQTYFFHSLGASECYLLTAMAYDRYLAICRPLHYPAIMTPTLCSKMAAGCWTCGFLCPISEVILVSRLPFCGYNEIQHIFCDFPPLLSLACKDTSTNVLVDFAINAFIILITFLFIMVSYGRIIGAVLKIKTAAGRRKAFSTCASHLTVVLIFFGSIIFMYVRLKKSYSLTLDRTLAVVYSVLTPLVNPIIYSLRNKELIKAIKRTVFRKGERASPTHH from the coding sequence ATGGAACGGCACAACCGCTCAAGCCTGGTCGAGTTCGTGCTCCTTGGTTTCCCCAAAGTGGGACACGTCAGAGGCTGGCTTTTTGTCCTGCTGCTGTTGGCATACCTGTTCACTATCTGCGGCAACATGCTCATCTTCTTAGTCATACGACTGGATGCAGCCCTGCACACACCCATGTACCACTTTGTCAGTGTACTCTCCGTCTTGGAGCTGTGGTACACGGCCACTACCATCCCCAAGATGCTGGCCAATCTTCTCAGTGAGAAGAAGACCATTTCTTTTGCAGGATGCCTCCTTCAGACCTACTTCTTCCACTCCCTAGGGGCCTCTGAATGCTACCTTCTTACAGCCATGGCCTATGACCGGTATCTGGCCATCTGCCGGCCCCTCCACTACCCTGCAATTATGACGCCAACCCTCTGTAGCAAGATGGCTGCTGGCTGTTGGACTTGTGGCTTCCTGTGTCCCATTTCCGAAGTCATCCTGGTCTCCCGGCTCCCCTTCTGTGGCTACAATGAAATTCAACACATCTTCTGTGACTTTCCGCCTCTGCTGAGCCTGGCCTGCAAGGACACATCCACTAATGTCCTTGTGGACTTTGCCATCAATGCCTTCATCATCCTAATCACCTTTCTCTTTATTATGGTTTCTTATGGAAGAATCATTGGTGCTGTACTGAAGATAAAAACAGCAGCAGGGAGAAGGAAGGCCTTCTCTACATGTGCCTCGCATCTCACTGTGGTTCTCATCTTCTTTGGGAGCATCATCTTCATGTATGTGCGCCTAAAGAAGAGCTATTCCCTGACCCTTGACCGAACACTTGCTGTTGTCTACTCTGTACTGACGCCACTGGTCAACCCAATTATCTACAGCCTTCGTAACAAGGAACTCATTAAGGCCATCAAGAGGACCGTCTTCCGGAAAGGGGAGAGAGCTAGTCCTACTCACCACTGA